One Psychrobacillus glaciei genomic region harbors:
- a CDS encoding glycoside hydrolase family 65 protein, with translation MTWKLTKSEMDNQNLLLNESLLSLGNGYLGVRGNFEEGYKDTYNSIRGTYINAFHDEIEISYGEKLHGFPETQQKILNVIDGQTVEIYLDDELFTLYEGEVISFERNLHMDAGYTERIVHWKSPRGKEVKINFRRLISFVTRELFAIDVKIELLSQVQQVKIVSSVNGDVSNFVDKNDPRVASGHAKRLHVTEVRKEENFSIVKNRTYATKLEVACVVSSTVNSEEYKYESKTTDTSVEETYICEGKAIHFTKYNVYTDTLRHEDTVIEKAIAIQQQLKAATFEDLLIEQKEYLDNFWSTSDVIINGDMKLQEGIRFNLYQLLQSVGKDPVSNIAAKGLSGEGYEGHYFWDTEIYMFPVFLMTNPSIAKNLLLHRFSILDSARERAKEMGHKKGALFPWRTITGPESSAFFPAGTAQYHISADIAYSYIQYYLVTKEETFLRDYMAEVLFETARLWIDTGHMINDIFRIDSVTGPDEYSCIVNNNYYTNVMAKHNLLWAAKVYYRLKENDSNYLKQLSERLSLSEQEVNEWTVAGEKMYLPYDEKFKINAQDDSFLQKDRWDLENTPKDKFPLLLNYHPLTLYRYQVCKQADTILAHFLLEDEQNIETIENSYNYYEQITTHDSSLSSCVFSVMASKLGDKEKAYAYFKETARLDLENTHGNTKDGLHMANMGGTWLAIVFGFAGLRVKESGLFLAPSLPEEWDSLEFRLKYQDRLIKVSMERNALTYLLMEGEEMSLSHKGNIIYLQTGKEVKIP, from the coding sequence ATGACCTGGAAATTGACTAAGTCAGAAATGGATAATCAAAACCTATTGTTAAACGAAAGCCTTTTATCTTTAGGGAATGGTTATTTAGGTGTAAGAGGAAATTTCGAGGAGGGCTATAAGGATACATATAATTCGATTCGAGGTACATATATCAATGCTTTTCATGATGAAATAGAAATTAGTTATGGGGAGAAATTGCATGGTTTTCCAGAGACTCAACAAAAAATCTTAAATGTCATTGATGGGCAAACCGTTGAAATCTATTTAGATGATGAACTTTTCACTTTGTATGAAGGAGAAGTTATAAGTTTTGAACGAAACTTGCATATGGATGCAGGCTATACTGAACGAATCGTACATTGGAAATCTCCGAGAGGGAAAGAAGTTAAAATCAATTTTAGACGACTCATATCTTTTGTTACAAGAGAACTTTTTGCGATAGACGTTAAAATAGAGCTGTTAAGTCAAGTGCAGCAGGTGAAGATTGTTTCGTCGGTAAATGGGGACGTTTCAAATTTTGTGGATAAAAATGATCCTCGAGTTGCTTCTGGTCATGCAAAACGATTACATGTAACAGAAGTTCGAAAGGAAGAAAATTTTAGCATTGTTAAAAATAGGACCTATGCAACCAAGCTCGAAGTGGCATGTGTCGTTTCTTCTACGGTTAATTCTGAAGAATATAAGTATGAAAGTAAAACAACGGATACTAGTGTAGAGGAGACGTATATATGTGAGGGTAAAGCTATTCATTTTACAAAGTACAATGTTTACACAGATACATTAAGGCATGAGGACACAGTTATCGAAAAAGCAATTGCTATACAACAACAGCTAAAAGCAGCAACCTTTGAAGACTTATTAATAGAACAAAAAGAATACCTCGATAACTTTTGGAGTACTTCTGATGTGATCATTAATGGAGATATGAAACTTCAAGAGGGAATTCGCTTTAATCTCTATCAACTGTTACAATCCGTTGGAAAAGATCCTGTAAGTAATATTGCTGCGAAAGGCTTATCTGGCGAAGGCTATGAAGGGCATTATTTTTGGGACACAGAAATCTATATGTTCCCGGTTTTCTTAATGACGAATCCGTCCATTGCTAAAAATCTATTACTACATCGATTCTCTATTTTAGATAGTGCTAGAGAAAGAGCGAAAGAGATGGGACATAAAAAGGGAGCTTTATTCCCGTGGAGAACGATTACAGGGCCAGAAAGTTCGGCATTTTTTCCTGCAGGAACTGCGCAGTATCATATAAGCGCAGATATTGCGTATAGTTATATCCAATATTATTTAGTAACGAAAGAGGAAACATTTTTAAGAGATTATATGGCAGAGGTCCTATTTGAAACTGCTCGTTTATGGATAGATACTGGTCATATGATAAATGACATCTTTCGAATCGATAGTGTAACTGGTCCAGATGAATACTCGTGTATTGTGAATAATAATTATTATACAAATGTCATGGCAAAACATAATTTACTTTGGGCTGCTAAGGTGTATTATCGATTAAAAGAAAATGATAGCAACTATCTGAAGCAATTATCGGAAAGGCTAAGTCTTTCAGAACAAGAAGTAAACGAATGGACCGTTGCGGGAGAAAAAATGTATCTTCCATATGATGAGAAATTCAAAATCAATGCACAAGACGATAGTTTTTTACAAAAGGATCGTTGGGATCTAGAAAATACGCCAAAAGATAAATTTCCGCTTTTGCTGAATTATCATCCTTTAACACTCTATCGGTACCAAGTATGTAAACAGGCGGATACCATCCTGGCACATTTTTTGTTGGAAGATGAACAAAATATCGAAACAATAGAAAATTCCTATAATTACTATGAACAAATTACAACACATGATTCTTCGCTTTCTTCCTGTGTTTTTAGTGTCATGGCTTCTAAATTAGGAGATAAAGAAAAAGCGTATGCTTATTTTAAAGAAACTGCCCGACTAGATTTGGAAAATACACATGGTAATACAAAAGACGGCCTTCATATGGCGAATATGGGTGGTACTTGGCTAGCTATTGTTTTTGGTTTTGCTGGTTTACGAGTTAAGGAAAGCGGTCTTTTCTTAGCACCATCACTTCCAGAAGAATGGGATTCGCTTGAGTTTCGTTTAAAATATCAAGATAGATTAATAAAGGTCAGTATGGAAAGAAATGCACTAACCTATTTGCTAATGGAAGGCGAGGAAATGTCCCTTTCTCATAAAGGAAATATTATTTACCTCCAAACTGGAAAAGAAGTGAAGATTCCATAA
- the pgmB gene encoding beta-phosphoglucomutase, whose translation MTQYPQAFIYDLDGVITDTAEFHFFAWKKLADGLGVSIDRQFNEQLKGISRMDSLEQILKLNSSLVRFTKEEKVNLANQKNVYYLELIESINSTNILPGIECLLKKNKELNIKVALGSASKNAVQVLNQLGLTKYFDFIVDASKVKKGKPNPETFTTAADHLGIPYSSCIGIEDAAAGIEAINEANMFSVGVGTIEHLSHADYLVGDTSKLVFEEIVKRYKEKTVFR comes from the coding sequence ATGACCCAATATCCACAAGCTTTTATATACGATCTTGATGGTGTTATTACCGATACGGCAGAATTTCATTTTTTTGCATGGAAGAAACTTGCAGATGGACTTGGCGTATCCATAGATAGACAGTTTAATGAGCAACTTAAAGGAATAAGTCGCATGGATTCTTTAGAACAAATTCTGAAACTAAATTCTTCTTTAGTTAGATTCACTAAAGAAGAAAAAGTGAATCTTGCAAATCAAAAAAATGTGTACTATTTGGAATTAATAGAATCTATTAATTCTACAAATATTTTACCGGGTATAGAGTGTTTATTGAAAAAAAATAAAGAGCTAAATATTAAAGTTGCTCTTGGCTCAGCAAGTAAAAATGCGGTTCAAGTATTAAATCAGCTAGGACTTACGAAATACTTCGATTTTATCGTAGATGCATCTAAAGTCAAAAAAGGAAAACCAAATCCTGAAACTTTCACAACTGCCGCAGATCACTTAGGGATTCCTTATTCTAGTTGTATAGGGATAGAAGATGCTGCAGCTGGGATAGAAGCTATTAATGAAGCAAATATGTTCTCCGTTGGTGTTGGTACAATAGAACATTTATCTCATGCGGACTATTTAGTGGGGGATACTTCCAAATTGGTTTTTGAAGAAATCGTAAAGCGATATAAAGAGAAAACTGTATTTCGTTAA
- a CDS encoding LacI family DNA-binding transcriptional regulator, translated as MATIKDVAKEAGVSISIVSKAFNNYVDVNEKTRQRIFDIANELNYTPNIVAKNLSSKKQMTVGLISSGVLNNNEKDNNAFDIFKGVYTAVSESQFELSIYLIDSLRQKQKSYAQYCRERNIGGAILQGIRIDDPYYKELIDTNIPCVVLDIMTETENGLIGSVSINNSDASREIAEYLLERNHRDIVIIAGTIETYVNTERMKGVQDAFKANNLELDDKHVLYAQFSEQEAYVLAKEYLQRKQPTAFLCFSDLMAFGVMKAVKEAGLRIPEDISVTGFDDLLLSSFTQPQLTTIGQNFFEIGKLSALLLLDLIENRMDEKHVYAQHLLMERESVKTLLNH; from the coding sequence ATGGCTACGATAAAAGATGTCGCCAAAGAAGCGGGAGTATCCATAAGTATTGTGTCAAAAGCATTTAATAATTATGTAGATGTCAATGAAAAAACAAGACAAAGGATATTCGATATTGCGAATGAACTGAATTATACACCAAATATAGTCGCTAAAAATTTATCATCCAAAAAACAAATGACTGTTGGATTGATATCTTCTGGTGTCCTTAACAATAATGAAAAAGACAACAATGCATTTGATATATTCAAAGGAGTCTATACCGCTGTTTCGGAAAGTCAGTTTGAATTGTCCATCTATCTTATCGATTCGTTGCGACAAAAACAAAAAAGCTATGCTCAATATTGTCGAGAGCGAAATATCGGTGGGGCAATTTTACAGGGAATTCGTATTGATGACCCGTATTATAAGGAACTAATAGATACCAATATACCTTGTGTAGTGCTTGACATTATGACAGAAACAGAAAATGGATTGATAGGAAGCGTCTCCATTAACAACTCTGATGCTAGTAGAGAGATTGCCGAGTATTTATTGGAACGTAATCATCGTGATATTGTCATCATTGCAGGTACGATAGAAACCTACGTGAATACAGAGCGTATGAAAGGAGTGCAGGATGCCTTTAAAGCTAATAATTTGGAATTAGATGATAAACACGTGCTGTATGCTCAATTTTCAGAACAAGAAGCGTATGTTTTAGCAAAAGAATATTTGCAAAGGAAACAACCTACCGCATTTCTTTGCTTTAGTGATCTAATGGCATTTGGTGTGATGAAGGCTGTAAAAGAAGCAGGATTGAGAATTCCAGAAGATATTTCCGTTACTGGATTTGATGATTTACTGCTTAGCAGTTTTACTCAACCACAGCTTACTACGATTGGCCAAAATTTTTTTGAAATCGGCAAGTTGTCAGCACTACTTTTGCTAGACTTGATCGAAAATAGAATGGATGAGAAGCATGTTTATGCACAACATCTATTAATGGAACGAGAAAGTGTTAAAACACTGTTAAATCACTGA
- a CDS encoding YesL family protein, with product MREFSGFMGVIYGSTEWIMRFSTINIIWFLMNVPITFIILSLYLNNFGIEFVLSLLPLLLFIPALFIPSTIAMFATVRDWVLKKDQSSLTKAFFAYMKSDYKKSFLSGLILMSIWLIWIADFYYFSKNDLLRMIFLIVGVTLFVYSIIFFALSVHYQMGIKKLIIHTFFVTVGNPILFFFVLTSNLVLFYLSATKVLFLFPLFTGSLSAYLCFAVFYRLTLKIENKTLTNKLVNKYNRSVD from the coding sequence ATGCGAGAGTTTTCAGGTTTCATGGGAGTAATATACGGATCAACTGAATGGATCATGCGATTTTCTACCATTAATATTATATGGTTTCTCATGAACGTTCCCATTACATTTATCATCTTAAGTCTATACTTGAATAATTTCGGCATTGAATTTGTTTTATCTTTATTGCCATTATTACTTTTCATACCGGCATTATTTATCCCAAGTACAATTGCCATGTTTGCTACAGTCCGTGACTGGGTGTTGAAAAAGGACCAAAGTTCCCTTACAAAAGCGTTCTTTGCCTACATGAAGTCTGACTACAAGAAAAGTTTTTTGTCGGGGCTAATTTTGATGTCTATTTGGCTCATTTGGATAGCGGATTTTTATTATTTTAGCAAAAACGATTTATTAAGAATGATTTTTTTGATAGTAGGAGTTACCTTATTTGTGTATTCAATTATTTTCTTTGCTCTTAGTGTACATTATCAAATGGGGATTAAGAAGTTGATTATTCATACGTTTTTTGTCACAGTTGGAAATCCTATTTTATTCTTTTTCGTCTTAACTAGCAATCTTGTTTTGTTTTATTTAAGTGCAACAAAGGTTCTTTTCTTGTTTCCTCTTTTTACAGGATCTTTAAGTGCTTATCTATGTTTCGCCGTTTTTTACCGATTAACTTTAAAGATAGAGAATAAAACACTGACCAATAAATTAGTTAATAAATATAACAGATCTGTTGATTAG
- a CDS encoding carbohydrate ABC transporter permease: MRKIRKITKELLLLVVALFFLSPIYIIIVNSFKDRQELYENALALPKSFSFQYYLEAMEKMNFLHALGNSLYITILSVLIIVVLSSMTAWMLARTDNKLSKIIFMTLIATMLIPFQTLMMPLMQFMSTITNTLHIPMFNTREGLIFMHIGFSSSISVFLYHGFVKSIPITLEEAATIDGASKFGVFWRVIFPMLKPITVTVMILNVINIWNDYLLPSLTLTDKGLRTIPLSTFYFFGEFTIKWNLAMAGLMLTIIPVVIFYVLAQKHIIKGIGEGAVK, translated from the coding sequence ATGAGAAAAATACGTAAAATCACAAAAGAATTATTACTCCTCGTAGTTGCGCTTTTCTTCCTTTCTCCTATCTACATAATAATTGTTAATTCATTTAAAGATCGTCAGGAACTTTATGAAAATGCACTTGCATTGCCTAAAAGTTTTAGTTTTCAATATTACCTAGAGGCTATGGAAAAAATGAATTTCTTACATGCACTTGGAAATTCGTTATATATTACGATACTATCCGTTTTGATCATTGTCGTTTTATCCTCCATGACAGCTTGGATGTTAGCTAGAACAGACAATAAGCTAAGTAAAATTATATTCATGACACTAATTGCTACCATGCTTATACCTTTCCAAACACTTATGATGCCTTTAATGCAGTTCATGAGCACAATTACGAATACACTACACATACCTATGTTCAACACTCGTGAAGGTTTAATCTTCATGCATATAGGATTTAGTTCCAGCATTTCTGTTTTTCTTTATCACGGTTTCGTTAAGTCTATTCCGATTACCTTAGAGGAAGCAGCAACTATTGACGGAGCTTCTAAATTTGGGGTTTTTTGGCGAGTTATTTTCCCAATGTTAAAACCGATTACGGTTACGGTGATGATTTTAAACGTAATTAATATTTGGAATGATTATCTATTGCCTTCTCTTACACTTACTGATAAGGGACTTCGTACAATTCCCCTGTCTACGTTCTATTTTTTTGGGGAATTTACGATTAAGTGGAATTTAGCAATGGCAGGCTTGATGTTAACGATCATTCCCGTTGTGATTTTCTATGTACTTGCACAAAAACATATTATTAAAGGAATTGGAGAAGGTGCAGTAAAATAA
- a CDS encoding carbohydrate ABC transporter permease produces the protein MSNKSNKWWYLLFTTPLLLIFITVVIIPFLIGIYYAFFEWDGIAANPKVFVGFENFVQLFGDTRFLASTWKTILFTLLAVISVNVVGLVFALLVTSKLRTANAARTMIFMPYLIGGLILGYIWQFIFLDVFTLFGKVTGFDNVFFNWLIDIDYALYALVFVFTWQMAGYIMIIYIAGIQGIPNDVIEASKIDGANGWQRLRKITFPLLMPAFTISLFLTLSSAFKIYDVNLSLTNGGPANSTEMFAMNIYNEIFGYSNYGFGQAKAIVFFFIVAAITLTQVYITKKREVEM, from the coding sequence ATGTCAAATAAAAGTAATAAGTGGTGGTATCTATTATTTACTACTCCACTATTATTAATTTTTATAACAGTCGTGATTATTCCATTTTTAATCGGAATTTATTATGCCTTTTTCGAGTGGGATGGTATTGCAGCAAATCCAAAAGTGTTTGTGGGGTTTGAGAATTTTGTCCAATTGTTTGGTGATACACGTTTTCTTGCATCTACTTGGAAAACAATATTATTTACATTATTAGCAGTTATTTCAGTTAATGTGGTAGGCCTCGTTTTTGCATTATTGGTGACATCTAAGCTTCGAACTGCGAATGCGGCACGTACGATGATATTTATGCCTTATTTAATTGGGGGATTAATATTGGGATATATTTGGCAGTTTATATTTTTAGATGTATTTACGCTTTTTGGTAAAGTAACAGGCTTTGATAATGTGTTTTTTAATTGGCTTATTGATATTGATTATGCTTTATATGCTTTAGTTTTCGTATTTACTTGGCAAATGGCTGGTTATATAATGATTATTTATATTGCCGGTATTCAAGGTATTCCAAATGATGTAATCGAAGCATCAAAAATTGATGGCGCAAACGGATGGCAAAGACTTAGGAAAATCACTTTTCCTCTTTTAATGCCAGCTTTTACAATCAGTCTTTTTTTAACACTGTCATCGGCATTTAAGATTTACGATGTCAACCTATCTTTAACGAATGGTGGACCAGCTAATTCCACAGAAATGTTTGCGATGAATATTTACAATGAAATTTTTGGTTATAGTAATTATGGATTTGGTCAAGCAAAAGCAATTGTTTTCTTCTTTATCGTTGCTGCAATTACACTTACTCAAGTCTATATTACGAAGAAGCGGGAGGTAGAGATGTGA
- a CDS encoding ABC transporter substrate-binding protein, with amino-acid sequence MKFQKRTLGSLLIVALLMILAACSGNEEAGKESESKGGAGKSSNQKITIFQSKVEISDQLEALAKEYTKETGVEVEVWGTTGDDYFSQLQIRMNSNQGPSIFSLQNVTEAEKMKSYVYDMDSEGYVKNIAPGMELKVNDKVVGVPYGVEGFGLVYNKDLVKPEDVADYDSFVRTLEKFKAEGINGFGLSKEAYFLIGHISNYPFALQKNHYEYIDELTDGKVTMAETKEFQEFGKFMDAIKANTPSPLDVTYDKEVGDFAAGKSAMIHQGNWAYGMLSDFNVDFEVGMLPFPLMGNDKLAVGVGNNWAINGKKDEAEVKAANDFLNWMFTSEIGQRYIVEEFGFVPALTNIKSDKLDSLSQDVLNASNSGKTIPWALNYFPANIIPNDFAPKAEEFFLSKDMTGKEFIEKLDDAWKSAVK; translated from the coding sequence ATGAAGTTCCAAAAAAGAACGTTAGGTAGTCTACTAATAGTAGCATTATTAATGATTTTAGCTGCATGTAGTGGTAATGAGGAAGCCGGAAAAGAAAGCGAAAGCAAGGGGGGGGCTGGCAAATCTTCCAATCAAAAAATTACTATTTTCCAAAGTAAAGTTGAAATTTCTGATCAGTTAGAAGCACTAGCAAAGGAATATACGAAAGAGACTGGTGTGGAGGTCGAAGTATGGGGAACAACAGGTGATGATTATTTCTCACAGTTGCAAATTCGCATGAATAGCAATCAAGGACCATCCATCTTTAGTCTACAAAATGTTACGGAAGCTGAAAAAATGAAATCATATGTTTACGATATGGATTCAGAAGGATATGTAAAAAATATTGCTCCTGGCATGGAACTAAAAGTTAATGACAAAGTTGTTGGAGTACCGTACGGAGTTGAAGGGTTTGGGTTGGTTTATAACAAAGATCTAGTTAAACCTGAAGATGTTGCCGATTATGACTCTTTTGTACGTACATTAGAAAAGTTTAAAGCAGAAGGCATTAATGGATTTGGACTTTCAAAAGAAGCTTATTTCTTAATTGGTCATATTAGTAACTATCCTTTTGCATTGCAAAAAAACCATTATGAATACATCGATGAGTTGACAGACGGGAAAGTAACAATGGCTGAAACAAAGGAATTCCAAGAATTTGGAAAGTTTATGGATGCGATTAAAGCAAACACACCTAGTCCTTTAGATGTGACATATGATAAGGAAGTTGGGGACTTTGCTGCTGGAAAATCAGCTATGATTCATCAAGGAAACTGGGCTTATGGAATGCTTTCAGATTTTAATGTAGATTTCGAAGTAGGCATGTTGCCATTCCCATTAATGGGTAATGATAAATTGGCTGTAGGAGTAGGGAATAACTGGGCGATCAACGGTAAAAAAGATGAAGCGGAAGTTAAAGCAGCAAACGATTTCTTAAATTGGATGTTTACAAGTGAAATTGGTCAGAGATACATTGTAGAGGAATTTGGATTTGTTCCTGCACTGACAAATATCAAGTCAGATAAATTGGATTCATTATCTCAAGATGTATTGAATGCATCAAACAGCGGTAAAACAATTCCTTGGGCATTAAATTATTTCCCAGCGAATATAATCCCGAATGATTTTGCACCGAAAGCAGAAGAGTTCTTCCTTTCAAAAGATATGACTGGTAAAGAATTTATCGAAAAGCTAGATGATGCATGGAAAAGCGCAGTAAAATAA
- a CDS encoding glycoside hydrolase family 65 protein — translation MISYSDGKEDLENWIVSELGFHPDTLGKSEAIMCLGNGYMGLRSATEEPYMKETRNLFVNGTFNKAQVNEVTELPNLADVTKIDIRIDGERFSLEFGEKKDYIRQINLKTAELTRIFEWTSPKGKKLSFEFKRFVSLHNLHLIGMKMTVKSLSDPVQISFDSGINAQMSNSGAQHFLEGDRRIVDKKIIQLVQTTNESKVDVVINTTHKIMINGEEIVKDPEMNMARRKVWLTYDFSLQPNDILEMEKLTTVYTSRDKEYKNSDYQIHTLQESSLKDLQDCLEKGYDLLFQSSKKEWKNKVWNAYNFEIKSEDSFDQIALRFSLYHLTIMTPAHDERMGIAAKALSGEGYKGHSFWDTELFILPFFIFSNPEVAKSLLTYRYHGLEGARKKAVENGYLGAMFPWEAAWPTDGEVTPKLGDIDIITGEQTKIWSGFIEQHISADITFAVYQYYSVTGDIEFMDDYGYEIIFDTASFWASRLEWNDEKQEFHINNVIGPDEYKEHVNDNAFTNYMAYFNMKLAIRYYEKLKKENSVVLKNLTEQLNLDESYKLWQLKAEKTFLPMPREKDLVIPQDDTYLQLKEIDISKYKNQEKVRTIYRDFNPAQINTFQVTKQADTLLLFYLLQQTFLQDDNRISETVKQANFNYYEPKTLHDSSLSLATHSILANDIGDMDLAYSLFKKSCEVDLGQMMNTSDDGIHAAAIGGIWKGAVFGFAGIRLRDGLLSIRPKLPKHWHHMKFTIHWRAQPVTFFLTSSTLSVKVENKGKVAFEMYGKTYECNDFIEIKLDSME, via the coding sequence ATGATTAGTTATTCAGATGGCAAGGAAGACCTGGAAAATTGGATTGTTTCGGAATTGGGATTTCATCCGGATACACTTGGGAAAAGCGAAGCAATCATGTGTCTTGGAAATGGCTATATGGGATTACGCTCTGCTACAGAAGAGCCATACATGAAAGAAACACGAAATTTATTTGTTAATGGGACTTTTAATAAAGCGCAAGTTAATGAAGTCACAGAGCTGCCGAATTTGGCGGATGTTACGAAGATCGACATTCGGATAGATGGGGAACGATTTAGTCTTGAATTTGGCGAAAAGAAGGACTATATACGCCAAATAAATTTAAAGACGGCAGAGTTGACGCGAATTTTTGAATGGACCTCACCTAAAGGAAAAAAACTATCTTTTGAATTTAAACGGTTTGTCTCCCTGCATAATTTACATTTGATTGGCATGAAAATGACCGTTAAAAGTTTATCAGATCCGGTTCAAATTTCTTTTGACTCAGGTATTAATGCACAAATGAGTAATTCTGGCGCACAACATTTTCTTGAAGGTGATCGTAGAATTGTTGATAAAAAAATAATTCAATTAGTTCAAACAACAAATGAATCAAAAGTGGATGTTGTCATTAATACTACCCACAAAATTATGATTAACGGTGAGGAAATAGTAAAAGATCCTGAAATGAACATGGCTCGTCGAAAAGTATGGCTAACTTACGATTTCAGCCTTCAGCCAAACGATATACTGGAAATGGAAAAGTTAACGACAGTGTACACAAGTCGCGACAAGGAATATAAAAACTCCGACTACCAAATTCATACACTTCAAGAGAGCTCTTTGAAAGATTTACAAGATTGCTTAGAAAAAGGGTATGATTTACTTTTTCAGTCTTCTAAGAAAGAATGGAAGAACAAAGTATGGAATGCATATAACTTTGAAATTAAAAGTGAAGATTCTTTTGACCAAATTGCCTTAAGATTTTCACTCTATCATTTAACCATTATGACACCTGCACATGATGAACGTATGGGAATCGCTGCAAAAGCATTAAGTGGAGAAGGTTATAAAGGGCATTCCTTTTGGGATACAGAATTATTCATTCTGCCATTTTTCATCTTTTCAAATCCGGAAGTTGCTAAATCACTTCTAACTTATCGATATCACGGATTAGAAGGTGCTAGAAAAAAAGCGGTTGAAAATGGTTACTTAGGTGCGATGTTCCCTTGGGAAGCAGCATGGCCGACTGACGGTGAAGTAACACCGAAACTTGGTGATATTGATATCATCACGGGAGAACAAACGAAAATATGGTCTGGATTCATAGAACAGCATATTTCTGCAGATATTACTTTCGCTGTTTATCAATATTATAGTGTAACAGGTGATATTGAATTTATGGATGATTACGGTTATGAAATTATTTTTGATACAGCGAGTTTTTGGGCAAGTCGTCTTGAATGGAATGATGAAAAGCAAGAATTTCATATCAATAATGTAATTGGTCCTGATGAATACAAAGAACATGTAAATGACAACGCTTTCACGAATTATATGGCGTATTTTAATATGAAACTAGCAATCCGTTATTATGAAAAACTAAAGAAAGAAAACTCAGTAGTTCTAAAAAATTTAACTGAGCAATTAAATTTAGATGAATCGTATAAACTTTGGCAGTTGAAAGCAGAAAAAACATTTTTACCGATGCCGCGTGAAAAAGATCTAGTAATACCACAAGACGATACGTACTTACAATTAAAAGAAATTGATATTTCCAAATATAAAAATCAAGAAAAAGTTAGAACAATCTATCGTGATTTTAATCCTGCACAAATTAATACATTTCAAGTGACAAAACAAGCAGATACATTACTCTTGTTTTATTTGTTACAACAAACATTTTTACAAGATGATAACCGAATTTCAGAGACTGTTAAACAGGCTAATTTCAACTATTATGAACCGAAAACATTGCACGATTCTTCTTTGAGTTTGGCAACACACTCAATACTGGCTAATGATATTGGTGACATGGATTTAGCGTATTCTTTATTTAAAAAGTCTTGCGAAGTCGATCTAGGGCAAATGATGAATACTTCTGATGATGGCATACATGCAGCTGCTATTGGTGGGATTTGGAAAGGCGCAGTATTTGGTTTTGCCGGTATCAGACTTAGAGATGGATTGCTAAGTATCAGACCAAAATTACCAAAACATTGGCATCATATGAAGTTCACGATTCATTGGCGAGCTCAACCTGTTACATTTTTCCTTACATCATCAACCTTGTCTGTAAAAGTAGAAAACAAGGGAAAAGTTGCATTTGAGATGTATGGAAAAACCTATGAATGCAATGATTTCATTGAAATAAAATTAGATTCAATGGAGTGA